One stretch of Kwoniella pini CBS 10737 chromosome 3, complete sequence DNA includes these proteins:
- a CDS encoding urease: MHLLPREQDKLILSNLGFLAQRRLARGLALNRAETIALISSQLHEFIRDGNHSVAELMDLGKKVLGRRHVMVGVGESIHDIQVEGTFHDGSFLVTVHDPICSDDGNLFNALYGSFLPTPSDDLFPLPEQSKYLAGSVICLKSKLTLNVDKKKIMLEVKNIGDRPIQVGSHYIFLETNPALVFDRVLSFGYRLNIPAGTAVRFEPGEKKTVNMVEFGGHKRLLGGSAISSGVLDITNDEERKARLEELVKEGNFGNKRQQEVKEGKIIEMDREVYASMFGPTTGDKVQLADTDLWVEVEKDYTIYGEECKFGGGKVLRDGQGQASNRSDEEVLDLLITNALIIDWTGIYKADIGVKNGNIVGIGKAGNPDTMDNVTPGMIFGSSTEAIAGEKLIVTAGALDAHVHYICTQLWSEALASGITTLIGGGTGPADGTKATTCTSSKFYMETMMHATDTIPLNFGFTGKGNDAGTKGLKDIVEAGACGLKLHEDWGSTPECIDRALIVGDDYDVQVNIHTDTLNESGYVESTLAAIKGRTIHTYHTEGAGGGHAPDIIVVVEQENVLPSSTNPTRPYAMNTLDEHLDMLMVCHHLDKSIPEDIAFADSRIRAETVAAEDVLQDNGAISMISSDSQAMGRIGEVIARTWRTAAKMKEVRGALEGDAELRDNERVKRYIAKYTINPAITHGMSHLIGSVEVGKLADLVIWKPETFGAKPETVIKGGVIAWAQMGDANASIPTVQPVYGRPMWGCQPDVAPRCSIVWVSQASVDNGTVEKYGIKKRAEPVKNCRKIGKKDMKLNNYKPKMSVDPETYEVMADGVLCDAPPATHLALTRKHFVY; encoded by the exons ATGCATCTCTTACCTAGAGAGCAG GATAAACtgattttatcaaatttaggATTTTTAGCTCAAAGAAGACTCGCAAGAGGTCTTGCATTAAATCGAGCAGAAACAATAGCATTGATATCATCACAATTACATGAATTTATACGAGATGGAAATCATTCTGTCGCAGAGCTTATGGATCTGGGTAAAAAGGTGTTAGGTAGAAGACATGTTATGGTTGGTGTAGGAGAAAGTATACATGATATTCAAGTTGAAGGTACTTTTCATGATGGTAGTTTTCTAGTCACTGTACATGATCCAATTTGTTCAGATGATGGGAATT TGTTTAATGCATTATATGGGTCATTTCTTCCTACCCCATCAGACGACCTTTTCCCCCTTCctgaacaatcaaaatatctAGCAGGTTCAGTCATATGTTTGAAATCTAAATTAACTTTAAATGTggataagaagaaaataatgtTAGAAGTTAAAAATATTGGTGATAGACCTATTCAAGTTGGATCTCATTATATTTTCCTTGAAACAAATCCAGCTTTAGTATTTGATAGAGTATTATCATTTGGATATAGATTAAATATACCTGCTGGAACAGCCGTAAGATTCGAACCTGGGGAAAAGAAGACAGTGAATATGGTAGAATTTGGTGGACATAAAAGATTGTTAGGTGGAAGTGCTATAAGTTCTGGTGTTTTAGATATCActaatgatgaagaacgAAAAGCTAGATTGGAGGAATTGGTAAAAGAGGGTAATTTCGGAAACAAGCGACAACAGGAAGTCAAAGAGGGAAAGATCATTGAAATGGATAGAGAAGTG TATGCTTCCATGTTTGGTCCGACTACAGGTGACAAAGTACAGTTGGCGGATACAGATCTTTGGGTGGAAGTCGAGAAAGATTATACTATATATGGCGAGGAATGTAAATTTGGCGGAG GTAAAGTCCTTCGTGACGGGCAAGGTCAAGCTTCCAACAGATCAGACGAAGAAGTCCTAGATTTGTTGATTACGAATGCTCTGATTATCGATTGGACGGGTATCTACAAA GCGGATATAGGTGTGAAGAATGGTAACATCgttggaattggaaaagCTGGAAACCCCGATACTATGGACAATGTTACCCCTGGAATGATCTTCGGTTCAAGTACAGAAGCGATTGCCGGCGAAAAATTGATCGTCACTGCTGGAGCGTTGGATGCTCATGTGCATTACATTTGCACTCAGCTCTGGTCAGAG GCTCTAGCATCGGGTATAACAACATTGATTGGGGGCGGAACTGGTCCTGCAGATGGAACTAAAGCGACAACTTGCACATCCAGTAAATTTTACATGGAAACTATGATGCACGCTACCGATACTATCCCGCTCAATTTCGGCTTCACCGGTAAAGGAAACGATGCTGGAACCAAAGGTTTGAAAGACATAGTTGAAGCTGGTGCTTGTGGGCTGAAGTTACATGAAGATTGGGGATCAACACCAGAATGTATCGATCGGGCTTTGATTGTGGGAGACGATTACGATGTACAA GTCAACATTCATACAGATACGCTGAATGAGAGTGGCTACGTGGAGAGCACTTTGGCAGCTATCAAAGGAAGGACTATACACAC GTATCACACAGAAGGAGCTGGAGGTGGACACGCCCCAGACATCATCGTCGTAGTGGAACAAGAGAACGTTTTGCCAAGTTCTACGAATCCTACTAGACCATATGCGATGAATACTTTGGACGAACATCTTGAT ATGTTAATGGTGTGTCACCATCTCGACAAGTCAATACCTGAAGACATCGCTTTCGCCGATTCTAGAATCAGAGCTGAGACAGTAGCAGCAGAAGATGTCTTACAGGATAACGGAGCTATATCTATGATCTCCAGTGATTCACAAGCTATGGGTCGAATCGGAGAAGTCATAGCTAGGACATGGAGAACAGCAGCCAAAATGAAAGAGGTCCGTGGAGCATTAGAAGGAGATGCAGAATTAAGAGATAATGAAAGGGTTAAGAGATATATTGCGAAGTATACCATCAACCC CGCTATCACACACGGAATGTCCCATCTTATAGGATCAGTAGAAGTGGGCAAACTGGCCGATTTAGTGATATGGAAACCTGAAACCTTTGGTGCGAAACCTGAAACGGTCATAAAAGGAGGAGTAATCGCTTGGGCACAGATGGGAGATGCTAATGCTTCTATACCGACTGTTCAACCTGTCTACGGAAGACCAATGTGGGGTTGTCAACCTGATGTGGCACCTAGATGTTCTATTGTATGGGTCAGTCAAGCTAGTGTAGATAATG GTACGGTCGAAAAGTATGGTATCAAGAAAAGAGCGGAACCTGTGAAGAATTGTAgaaagattggaaagaaagatatgaaattgaataattatAAACCCAAAATGAGCG TTGATCCGGAAACATACGAAGTCATGGCAGATGGCGTATTGTGCGATGCACCTCCAGCAACGCATTTAGCATTGACAAGGAAACACTTCGTGTACTAA
- a CDS encoding 1-pyrroline-5-carboxylate dehydrogenase — MSSQLASFKVPVIDNEPMRNYAAGSEERKDLQAAVDKMLKSAPFEVPCIVNGKEIKTGDIQSQPMPHDHANPLCTYHAATPEVVNQAIEGALAARQAWEELPWADKAAIFLKAADLIAGKYRYELMAATMLGQGKNAWQAEIDAAAELCDFLRFSVKYVEELYTQQPPRNSNGVWNRVEFRPLEGFVLAVTPFNFTAIGGNLVGAPAIVGNVIVWKPSPMATYSNYIVHKIFVEAGLPPAVIQFVPGNPPEVVKQCIDHKAFAGLHFTGSTQIFRKLWKDISNNLDIYRGYPRIVGETGGKNFHLYHQSAEIKSGVHQAIRAAFEYSGQKCSALSRCYVPSSLWNNGFKDLLVSETNKITIGPCTEWNHFTGPVIGKPAFQKITGIIAQAKKDGGEIIAGGSSDDSKGYFVQPTVIVTKDPKSISMTQEIFGPVLTVYVYEDSEYDNMPELIEDTTEYALTGAIFAQERGALQSAAHKLRNAAGNFYINDKCTGAVVGQQPFGGARASGTNDKSGSIAIFSRFVSMRSIKENFIAPQDHLYPSNFL; from the exons atgtcCTCTCAATTAGCTTCTTTCAAAGTTCCAGTCATTGACAATGAGCCTATG CGAAATTACGCTGCTGGTTCTGAAGAGCGAAAAGATCTTCAAGCTGCTGTAGATAAGATGCTAAAGTCTGCTCCTTTCGAAGTACCTTGTATCGTTAATGGAAAAGAG ATCAAAACTGGTGATATCCAATCTCAACCTATGCCTCACGATCATGCCAACCCATTGTGTACATACCACGCCGCTACCCCTGAAGTTGTTAATCAAGCTATCGAAGGTGCTCTCGCCGCTAGACAAGCATGGGAAGAACTTCCATGGGCAGATAAAGCTGCTATCTTCTTAAAGGCTGCCGATTTAATTGCCGGAAAATACAGATATGAATTAATGGCTGCTACTATGCTTGGTCAAGGAAAGAACGCTTGGCAAGCTGAGATTGATGCTGCTGCTGAG CTCTGTGATTTCTTGAGATTCTCCGTCAAATACGTCGAAGAACTTTACACTCAACAACCCCCAAGAAACTCCAACGGAGTCTGGAA CCGAGTCGAGTTCAGACCTCTCGAAGGTTTCGTCCTCGCCGTTACCccattcaatttcaccgCTATCGGTGGTAACCTTGTCGGAGCTCCCGCCATCGTAGGCAATGTTATCGTTTGGAAGCCTTCGCCAATGGCTACTTACTCCAACTACATCGTACACAAAATCTTCGTTGAAGCCGGTCTTCCTCCCGCCGTCATTCAATTCGTTCCAGGAAACCCACCTGAGGTTGTTAAGCAATGTATTGATCACAAAGCATTCGCTGGTCTTCACTTCACTGGATCCACTCAAATCTTCCGAAAATTATGGAAAGATATCTCCAACAACCTTGATATTTACCGAGGATACCCAAGAATCGTGGGTGAAACCGGTGGAAAGAACTTCCACTTGTATCATCAATCTGCCGAAATCAAATCTGGTGTTCACCAAGCTATCAGAGCTGCTTTCGAATATTCTGGTCAAAAATGTTCTGCTCTTTCAAGATGTTACGTTCCATCTTCTCTCTGGAACAACGGTTTCAAAGATCTTTTAGTTTCTGAAACTAACAAAATCACTATTGGTCCATGTACCGAATGGAACCATTTCACTGGACCTGTTATTGGTAAACCAGCTTTCCAAAAGATTACAGGTATAATTGCTCAAGCTAAGAAAGATGGCGGTGAAATCATCGCTGGGGGTTCTTCAGATGATTCAAAAGGTTACTTTGTTCAACCTACTGTTATCGTTACTAAAGAtcctaaatcaatttctatGACTCAAGAAATCTTTGGTCCTGTTCTTACCGTTTACGTATACGAAGATTCCGAATATGATAACATGCCTGAACTAATTGAAGATACAACAGAATACGCTTTAACAGGTGCTATTTTCGCTCAAGAAAGAGGTGCTCTTCAATCTGCTGCTCATAAATTGAGAAACGCAGCAGGTAACTTTTACATTAACGATAAATGTACTGGTGCTGTTGTAGGTCAACAACCTTTCGGTGGTGCAAGAGCTTCAGGaacaaatgataaatcgGGTTCTATTGCGATTTTCTCAAGATTTGTTTCTATGAGATCTATAAAAGAAAACTTTATCGCACCTCAAGATCACCTTTACCCTTCTAACTTCCTTTGA